DNA from Candidatus Binataceae bacterium:
TCCAGTATGCCACAGATTGGCGTTCTTTGTAACCCCGAGGTTAAGCCAGATCGATCAGGAAAATATATTTAGAACGAAGTTTAATGACCAACCGAGCTGAATTGGTCATTGAAGACGCAATTCCATCACGATGGCGTCCTCGCCTGGGCCATAATAGCCCTTTCTCAAACGGCGTTCCTCGAAGTCAAACTTGCGATACATGTGCCGTGCCGCCAGATTTGAGCGCCGAACCTCGAGCGTGACCGCCTCGGCACCCTTTTCACGCGCCTCCTGGATCGCCGTTTTCATCAGGGCGGCCCCGACTCCGCCGCGGCGATAGTCCGGATGAACCGCGATATTCAGGACGTGGCACTCATCGGCAATTATCCAACGGCAGAGAAATCCGCTCGGCGGCTCGCTCTCATCGAGCTCTGGCACAGCCACCGTCACGCGTGAGAACGGAAGGGTCAGCTCACGCTGGAATGATTGAAGACTCCACGGCGTAGGGAAGGCCAGCCGCTCGATCTCGAGGATCCGCGGCAAGTCGCGGCGGGTGGCGTCCCTGATGTGGATCGCCATGCTCTCACATACCGGCGTCGCTCCGGCAGGATGCGATCACCGGAACGATTTTACCGGAGCTCAAGCAGCGTGCTTGAGCTCGCCAGCCTCTCCCTTCATCACGATAATCTCGAGCACCTTGTCGCGCAGCCGATGCTTGAACGAGTTTACCTGTTTGTCGAAGGTTAACCGTGTGACGAAGTCTGCCGGAAACGAAGAGGAGACGTAAGATAGCCTGCGCAACGCATCGCCGCGCACGCTCGCGCTGACCTGCAAGAGGCCGTCGGCGAGGGCGATATTGTAGTCGTAGTCCGGCATCTCGTTGGGCAGATTCCACAGGCGCTTGAGCGAGGATGCCGGAATCTTGCGCGGCATCTCCAGGCGGACCAGATACGCGTTCGAGTATTCGTCCACGGTGTAGACCGTGCCGTAGCGGCGATCGCGCTCGGTCTTCTCGTCGTGGATATTGACCGAGTAGCCCTCGAAGGCGACCTTGCGCTTGACGTGCTTCTGACCGCCGCCCATTTTCACCAGCATCCCGCCCAGAGGTGCCAGCGCGAGGCCATACCAGCATCCGCGATACGTCATCTCGTCGGCAGGCTTCGATTGCACGATGCCTTCGCGCAAACGCCAGGCAGTTTCGGCCACCGCAATGAGCAGACCCAGCAGAATCCATCCTCCTGTCGACTGCGAGAACAGCGGATCGCCTCGAACCACGACGGCGAAGACCAATAGCACCGCAGGATAGAGAATCAGATTGACGACGACGTTCAGCGCGGTCGCGCGAACGCGGGAGAATCCAGAAGGGCTGCCGACCGCACGTTCCAGGTCGACCTTGACTTGATCGGGCATCGCGCCAAGCAGAGGCTCGGCCAGCCTGAGCGCGAGCCTGACCGCAGCCGGAGCCGTGGTGACGGGGGTAGTATCGACCTTGCCCAGGACAGTATCGAAATCTTCTTCGAGCTCGCCTGCGAAATGCTTCTCGCCAATGGGACCGGGCAGCGCGCCGATATCTTTCGGCAGATTCATCATCGCGACGGGCGCAGCCATCGCGGCCGGAGCTGCTGGCGCCGCAACTACTGGGGCCGGCTTCGGCGCAGCAGGCGCAGCCGCCGCAGGAGTGGCAGGCTTCGCGGCACCGTTCGTCGATGCGCCGTCGGCGGCCGGCGCCGGGGCGACTTCACCATCCTTGCGAAAACGCGACGGCGCGTCATCGGCAAATGCCTGCTCAGGATGCAGCTCGCGTGCGCGGGCGAGCAATATCGATTCAGCTTCGAGGTTATTGGGATCGGGCACGCAACAATCGACCGGGCATACCGCCGCGCACGCTTCGTGATCGTAGAAGCCGACGCATTCGGTGCACTTCGACGGGACGATATAGAAGATTTCCTGCGCGACTGCAGGACTGGTTGCGCCGTTCAGCTCCCAGGGCACTCCGCCTGCATAGATAGCAGTGTTGGGGCACTCGGGCTCGCAAGCTCCGCAGTTGATACATTCGCTCGTGATGATCGTAGCCATCCGCCGCTCCAAACCTCTCTCGGAAGGTTAAGTCGAGGCACGCCCGCTAACAACAATGGGCTAATCAGGTTGACGATAACCGTCACCGGTTTTAACTGTCAATCGCAAGCGCCGAACATTAGGCGGATCGGAGTCCCGAAAGACTTGCCAAGGAATGTTGGGGGAGCAAGGGCCAATGCCAGCTTGCGTCCACCGATCGGTTTTGACAGTATCATCCCGACTAACCCCTTAGGGCGGGCGTCTGTCGAACTGATTACGATCACACAGAACCTGGCTGTTTGACTGGAACTAGGAGGCAAGTTCGGATGAAGACGAAACTGGTGTATATCCTCGGAGCTTTGGCAACGGCCAGCTTCTTGACCGCATGCGGTCCCGATATGAAGACGATTCAGGCCGCGACCGATCGCGCCAACGCCGACGCCACCAAGGCCGAAGCTTCGGCCACCTCGGCCGAGCAGGCTGCGTCGCAGGCGGAAGCCGCCGCCAAGCAGGCTGACGATGCGGCTTCGGGTGCAGAAGACGCAGTGCGCCGCGCCAACGATGCGGTGTCGCGTCTCGAGGCGATGTTCTCGACCTCAGTCACGAAGTAAGTTTGCGAGCAAAAGACGGCGCGGAGAGCTGATGCCCTCCGCGCCGTTTGTTCTTCCGGATCCTGAGTTTACTGTTCCGAGTCGTCCCCCGCAGTGCTGGCGGATGCGGGCCGCAGCGCTTTCCTGACGCGCTCCCGGAGCGCATCGTCGCGTTCGATCCGGCCTTCGAGAGTGCGGAACTCAGCCATTGTCATCCCTTGCTTCTGCGCCGCCGCATCGACCGTCAATGAGCGATCCTTCTGCATCGACTTGTACACCGCGATGTATTTCTCGACTTCGGCCGGCGGCACTTCCTTCTCGTCGTCGCCGCCTTCCTGCGCGAGCACGGGATGCAGGTCCGCGACGAGCCACGGCTGCGCCGCAGCCAGTTTTGCCGATCCAACCGAAAGTCCAACGGCGCCCGCGATCAACATCAGGCGGACCTTGCCGCCGGGGGCTTTACCGATTTTGCGCTGATGAAACATGCCACGCCTCCGAGCCCATCCTTGCACGCGCGCTCGGTCGCTTAAAGGGCGAACTCTTGCAAACTATCGCCAAGTGCTTAAGTTCAATGCGGTCCGCGGGCCGCGCAGGCGGTCGTGCGCAATCAAATATCTTAAGTTCGAGAACGGAGAGAGATTCACATGCCAGCCAAACAGGTTGAGCTGCACGAACGTGCGCGAGCCGGAATCGTCAAGGGCGCGACCCTGGTCGCCGAGGCGGCGCGCGTCACACTGGGACCCAAGGGCCGCAACGTCATGTTGCAGAAGAGCTTCGGTGCTCCGACCGTCACCAAGGACGGCATCACCGTGGTCAAGGAAATCGAGCTCGAAGATCATTTCGAGAACATGGGCGTCAAGATCATCCGCGAGGCCGCCCAGAAGACCTCCGATGTCGCGGGCGACGGCACCACCACCGCCACCGTGCTCGCGCGCGCGAT
Protein-coding regions in this window:
- a CDS encoding 4Fe-4S dicluster domain-containing protein, giving the protein MATIITSECINCGACEPECPNTAIYAGGVPWELNGATSPAVAQEIFYIVPSKCTECVGFYDHEACAAVCPVDCCVPDPNNLEAESILLARARELHPEQAFADDAPSRFRKDGEVAPAPAADGASTNGAAKPATPAAAAPAAPKPAPVVAAPAAPAAMAAPVAMMNLPKDIGALPGPIGEKHFAGELEEDFDTVLGKVDTTPVTTAPAAVRLALRLAEPLLGAMPDQVKVDLERAVGSPSGFSRVRATALNVVVNLILYPAVLLVFAVVVRGDPLFSQSTGGWILLGLLIAVAETAWRLREGIVQSKPADEMTYRGCWYGLALAPLGGMLVKMGGGQKHVKRKVAFEGYSVNIHDEKTERDRRYGTVYTVDEYSNAYLVRLEMPRKIPASSLKRLWNLPNEMPDYDYNIALADGLLQVSASVRGDALRRLSYVSSSFPADFVTRLTFDKQVNSFKHRLRDKVLEIIVMKGEAGELKHAA
- a CDS encoding alanine-zipper protein, which gives rise to MKTKLVYILGALATASFLTACGPDMKTIQAATDRANADATKAEASATSAEQAASQAEAAAKQADDAASGAEDAVRRANDAVSRLEAMFSTSVTK
- the rimI gene encoding ribosomal protein S18-alanine N-acetyltransferase, whose amino-acid sequence is MAIHIRDATRRDLPRILEIERLAFPTPWSLQSFQRELTLPFSRVTVAVPELDESEPPSGFLCRWIIADECHVLNIAVHPDYRRGGVGAALMKTAIQEAREKGAEAVTLEVRRSNLAARHMYRKFDFEERRLRKGYYGPGEDAIVMELRLQ